Proteins found in one Vallitalea guaymasensis genomic segment:
- a CDS encoding ABC transporter permease, whose translation MLNFLWRNMKWRFQNPISILIPVLQPFIWLVLYSAVAGQTMKSIDNTNYTAFILPGLIVLVAFASSCSGGIINFINKSNGSFYRILIAPVSRISIVLGQMLESVLLSFLEIAILCITGLFFSVRVASGVLGVLLIILLIFLTAFFMSGLCYSISLMLPNEVIYETIMNAIVLPVFFLSSALFPVDNLSGGLKAAINLNPFTHVINSIRSLIFGESIMLGDILPVILLFVVLCFLSFALAFRRLKKITL comes from the coding sequence ATGCTGAATTTTCTATGGCGTAATATGAAATGGCGTTTTCAGAATCCTATTTCAATATTGATACCAGTATTACAACCTTTTATCTGGCTTGTTCTATATAGTGCTGTAGCAGGACAGACAATGAAAAGTATAGATAACACTAATTACACTGCTTTTATTTTACCTGGACTTATTGTGTTAGTTGCCTTCGCATCATCTTGCAGTGGTGGAATAATCAATTTCATCAATAAGTCTAATGGAAGTTTCTATAGGATACTTATAGCTCCTGTAAGTCGAATATCCATAGTACTAGGTCAAATGCTGGAATCAGTATTACTATCCTTTTTAGAAATTGCTATTTTATGTATTACAGGACTTTTTTTCTCGGTTAGAGTAGCATCTGGGGTTTTGGGGGTTTTATTGATAATTCTATTGATATTCTTGACAGCGTTCTTTATGTCCGGATTATGTTATTCCATAAGTCTTATGCTTCCTAATGAAGTTATCTATGAAACCATAATGAATGCTATAGTACTTCCTGTTTTCTTTTTGAGTTCTGCATTATTTCCTGTAGACAATTTGTCTGGTGGACTCAAAGCAGCAATCAATCTCAATCCTTTTACCCATGTTATTAACTCTATACGAAGTCTAATATTTGGAGAATCAATAATGTTAGGTGACATCTTACCTGTCATATTACTCTTTGTTGTTTTGTGTTTTTTAAGTTTTGCTCTTGCCTTTAGAAGGCTCAAGAAGATTACATTATGA
- a CDS encoding TrmO family methyltransferase domain-containing protein, whose amino-acid sequence MAPRCGVFATRSPVRPNPLASTVIKVKSVDKVNHFIEVCGFDGFEDTNILQIMPYNAVAVFDDVKVPDWVSHWTGYKTFLDSSRKIQSTNRNSNRNINKNQQIFIQELEPENNLELENINSNEIIVENASIHNLKDISVKIPKDKITVITGVSGSGKSSLAFDTIYNESRKQFMDLIASNTHIDNDYNDSKVKRITGLQPAIAIEQRNLGMNPRSTVGSVSRIGDYLRLLYATIGERVCPYCNETVPKNNVCSKCGSIFFPLTPSVFSYNNPDYMCPVCKGLGEEMKIDVNLIIDNPEKSILNGASLWWGNLRKFRDKPNANWMKGEVLALADDMKEDLEVPFKNLSEDFKKQLFYGTDSREVSGATVIVIEHNPMLIKRGDYVIEMGPEGGDLGGYIIREGWLGHK is encoded by the coding sequence ATTGCGCCTAGATGTGGAGTTTTTGCAACTAGGTCACCTGTAAGACCTAATCCACTGGCATCCACAGTTATAAAGGTGAAATCTGTGGATAAAGTTAATCATTTCATTGAAGTCTGTGGATTTGATGGCTTTGAAGATACGAATATATTACAGATCATGCCTTATAATGCTGTTGCTGTTTTTGATGATGTAAAAGTTCCGGATTGGGTGTCACATTGGACTGGTTATAAAACGTTTCTGGATTCTAGTAGAAAGATTCAAAGTACTAACAGAAATTCTAACAGAAATATAAACAAGAATCAACAGATTTTTATACAAGAGCTTGAGCCAGAAAATAATTTGGAATTAGAGAATATAAATTCTAATGAAATTATTGTTGAAAATGCTTCTATCCATAATCTAAAAGATATTTCTGTAAAAATACCAAAGGATAAAATTACAGTAATAACAGGAGTTAGCGGAAGTGGTAAGTCTAGTCTTGCCTTTGATACCATCTATAATGAGAGCAGAAAGCAGTTTATGGATTTGATTGCTTCCAACACACACATAGATAATGATTACAATGATTCAAAAGTTAAAAGAATAACTGGATTACAACCTGCTATAGCTATAGAACAGAGAAACCTAGGAATGAATCCCAGATCAACAGTTGGTTCAGTGTCTAGAATTGGAGATTATCTAAGACTACTATATGCTACCATAGGTGAAAGAGTATGCCCTTATTGTAATGAAACTGTTCCTAAAAATAATGTTTGCAGTAAATGTGGAAGTATTTTTTTCCCACTGACACCTTCCGTATTCAGTTATAATAATCCAGATTATATGTGCCCTGTTTGTAAAGGATTAGGGGAAGAAATGAAAATAGATGTTAATCTTATTATTGATAATCCTGAGAAATCAATTTTAAATGGAGCTTCTCTCTGGTGGGGAAACCTAAGAAAGTTTAGGGATAAGCCTAATGCTAACTGGATGAAAGGAGAAGTCCTCGCACTGGCTGATGACATGAAGGAAGATTTGGAAGTACCTTTCAAGAATCTATCAGAGGATTTCAAGAAACAGCTTTTTTACGGTACTGATAGTAGGGAAGTCAGCGGGGCGACTGTTATAGTTATTGAGCATAACCCTATGTTAATCAAAAGAGGGGATTATGTTATTGAGATGGGACCAGAAGGTGGAGATTTGGGAGGTTATATAATTAGGGAAGGATGGTTAGGGCATAAATAA
- a CDS encoding metal-dependent transcriptional regulator, producing MEKLTFTMENYLEAIYELSREGNGSARVSDIAKRLGVTKASTNSAMTTLTKKGLIINEKYKEIVLTEKGKVIAEQTSHKHHVISRFLIEILNIDPVIADKDACAIEHVISDESVSAMLNHYLKND from the coding sequence ATGGAAAAACTAACTTTCACTATGGAAAATTATCTAGAAGCAATATACGAATTATCAAGAGAAGGTAATGGAAGTGCAAGAGTATCTGATATCGCTAAACGTCTTGGTGTCACAAAAGCCAGTACCAATAGCGCCATGACCACATTAACTAAAAAAGGTTTAATAATTAATGAAAAATATAAAGAAATCGTATTAACAGAAAAAGGAAAAGTTATAGCTGAACAGACCTCTCATAAACATCATGTCATCAGTCGTTTCTTAATAGAAATATTAAATATAGACCCAGTAATAGCTGACAAGGATGCATGTGCTATTGAACACGTTATCAGTGATGAATCCGTATCAGCTATGTTAAATCATTACTTAAAAAATGACTGA